In one Saccharibacillus brassicae genomic region, the following are encoded:
- a CDS encoding amino acid ABC transporter ATP-binding protein, which translates to MISAKNLQKSFGKNQVLKGIDTEIKQGEVVVVIGPSGSGKSTFLRCLNRLEEVTGGEILFEGKPITDKKHNIDKTREKMGMVFQQFNLFPHKTVLDNITLAPTKLLGLSKAEADKRAESLLQSVGLEDKKNAYPAQLSGGQKQRIAIVRALAMQPHVMLFDEPTSALDPEMVGEVLDVMKKLAEDGMTMVIVTHEMGFAREVGDRILFMDGGVIVEEGTPEEVFGAPKNARTQDFLSKVL; encoded by the coding sequence GTGATATCCGCTAAAAATTTGCAAAAGTCTTTCGGTAAAAACCAGGTTCTCAAAGGGATCGATACCGAAATCAAGCAGGGCGAAGTCGTCGTCGTGATCGGGCCGAGCGGCTCGGGCAAAAGCACGTTCCTGCGCTGCCTGAACCGTCTCGAAGAAGTGACGGGCGGAGAGATTCTGTTCGAAGGCAAACCGATTACGGACAAGAAGCACAACATCGACAAAACCCGCGAGAAAATGGGCATGGTGTTCCAGCAGTTCAATCTGTTCCCGCACAAGACCGTGCTGGACAATATTACGCTGGCTCCGACCAAGCTGCTCGGCTTGTCCAAAGCCGAAGCCGACAAGCGCGCCGAGTCGCTGCTGCAGTCGGTCGGCCTGGAAGACAAGAAGAACGCCTATCCGGCGCAGCTGTCGGGCGGCCAGAAGCAGCGGATCGCCATCGTGCGGGCGCTTGCGATGCAGCCCCATGTGATGCTGTTCGACGAACCGACGTCGGCGCTTGACCCCGAGATGGTCGGCGAAGTGCTGGACGTCATGAAGAAGCTGGCCGAAGACGGCATGACGATGGTCATCGTCACGCACGAAATGGGCTTCGCCCGCGAAGTCGGCGACCGGATCCTGTTCATGGACGGCGGCGTAATCGTCGAAGAAGGCACGCCGGAAGAAGTGTTCGGCGCTCCGAAAAACGCGCGGACGCAAGATTTTTTGAGTAAAGTGTTATAA
- a CDS encoding ABC transporter substrate-binding protein/permease: MLRLKRIIPMLLALLMLTLALYPGHGQAQAQTDSGTNDKKTIIVGLSADFAPYEFIMTVDGKSKIVGSDVMIAEQIAADMGAELQLENMPFDSLLPALQSGRIDMVISGMTPTDERRQNVDFSDLYYISKQVILTRAEDADQYPTMAELEGQPIGVQTGSIQEEIANGIPNAEVTAVKSISDVVSLLLSDRVNAAVFEGPVAEAQVKNRAGLAIAEAVPEDSDTPMAIAVEKGNTELLGEINTTLKRLNADNAVERFIQEANELNSGENAPGNIFSFFWKYRGYYADGVQYTLLLSALGVLFGFLIGLLIALLRLSGVKILKWIAVAYTEVLRGTPMLVQLLIIHFGLASAFDIKFTVLQSGIITLSLNSSAYLAEIFRAGIQGVDKGQMEAARSLGMPRGLAMRTIIIPQAIKSVLPAIGNEFVVIIKESSIVSFIGVADLMFQANAVRTLTYSGLYPLVIAACIYLIMTLILSKLLNVLERRLSAGDIR; encoded by the coding sequence ATGCTGAGACTGAAACGGATCATCCCGATGCTGCTGGCTCTGCTGATGCTGACGTTGGCGCTGTATCCCGGCCACGGACAAGCACAAGCGCAGACCGACTCGGGCACGAACGACAAAAAGACGATTATCGTCGGATTGAGCGCGGATTTCGCGCCGTACGAATTCATTATGACGGTCGACGGCAAGAGCAAAATCGTCGGTTCCGACGTCATGATCGCCGAACAGATCGCGGCCGACATGGGCGCGGAATTGCAGCTTGAGAACATGCCGTTCGACAGCCTGCTTCCGGCGCTGCAAAGCGGACGGATCGACATGGTCATCTCCGGCATGACGCCGACCGACGAACGCAGACAGAACGTCGATTTTTCCGACCTGTATTACATTTCCAAACAGGTCATTCTGACACGCGCCGAAGATGCCGACCAATACCCGACGATGGCTGAACTCGAAGGTCAACCGATCGGCGTACAGACCGGTTCTATTCAAGAAGAGATCGCGAACGGTATCCCGAACGCCGAGGTCACCGCCGTCAAAAGCATCTCCGACGTTGTCAGCCTGCTGCTGTCCGACCGCGTAAACGCGGCCGTGTTCGAAGGACCGGTCGCGGAAGCGCAGGTCAAGAACCGGGCCGGCCTCGCGATCGCCGAAGCGGTGCCGGAAGATAGCGACACGCCGATGGCGATCGCCGTCGAGAAAGGCAATACCGAACTGCTGGGCGAGATCAATACGACGCTGAAGCGGCTCAACGCCGACAATGCGGTCGAACGTTTTATCCAGGAAGCGAACGAACTGAATTCCGGCGAGAACGCGCCGGGCAACATCTTCTCGTTCTTCTGGAAATATCGCGGCTACTACGCGGACGGCGTCCAGTATACGCTGCTGCTGTCCGCGCTGGGCGTTCTGTTCGGCTTCCTGATCGGCCTGCTGATCGCGCTGCTGCGCTTGTCCGGCGTCAAGATCCTCAAATGGATCGCCGTCGCCTATACCGAAGTGCTGCGCGGCACGCCGATGCTGGTCCAGCTCCTCATTATCCATTTCGGCCTAGCCAGTGCTTTCGATATCAAATTTACGGTGCTCCAGTCCGGTATCATCACCCTGTCGCTGAACAGCTCGGCTTATCTGGCGGAAATTTTCCGCGCGGGCATTCAGGGCGTCGACAAAGGGCAGATGGAAGCGGCCCGTTCCCTCGGGATGCCGCGCGGCCTGGCCATGCGCACCATCATTATCCCGCAGGCGATCAAAAGCGTGCTGCCGGCGATCGGCAACGAATTCGTCGTCATTATCAAGGAATCGTCGATCGTTTCGTTTATCGGCGTGGCCGACCTGATGTTCCAGGCCAACGCCGTACGTACGCTGACGTATTCCGGCCTGTATCCGCTCGTGATCGCGGCCTGTATCTACCTGATCATGACGCTTATTCTGTCGAAGCTGTTGAATGTATTGGAACGGAGGTTGAGTGCCGGTGATATCCGCTAA